The following are encoded together in the Serratia odorifera genome:
- the yeiP gene encoding elongation factor P-like protein YeiP, translating to MARANEIKRGMAISYNGKLLLVKDIDVQSPSARGASTLYKMRFSDVRTGLKVEERFKGDDILDTISLSRRKVTFSYIDGEEYVFMDEEDYTPYIFKKEQIEEELLFIPEAGLPGMQVLTLDGQVLALELPQTVDMEIVETAPGIKGASASARNKPATMATGLVIHVPEYLSTGDKIRIHIAERRYMSRAD from the coding sequence ATGGCAAGAGCTAACGAAATCAAACGCGGCATGGCGATCAGCTACAACGGCAAACTGCTGCTGGTGAAAGACATCGACGTGCAGAGCCCAAGCGCCCGTGGCGCCAGTACGCTATACAAAATGCGCTTTTCGGACGTACGCACCGGTTTGAAAGTTGAAGAGCGTTTTAAAGGCGACGATATTCTCGATACCATCTCGCTGTCACGTCGCAAAGTCACCTTCTCGTATATCGATGGCGAAGAATACGTCTTTATGGACGAAGAGGACTACACCCCATACATTTTCAAGAAAGAGCAGATCGAAGAAGAACTGCTGTTTATTCCAGAAGCGGGTCTGCCAGGCATGCAGGTACTGACGCTGGACGGCCAGGTACTGGCGCTGGAACTGCCGCAAACCGTGGATATGGAAATTGTGGAAACCGCGCCAGGCATCAAGGGGGCTTCAGCCAGCGCACGCAACAAGCCGGCAACCATGGCAACCGGCCTGGTGATCCACGTACCGGAATACCTCAGCACCGGTGACAAGATCCGGATTCATATCGCCGAACGCCGCTACATGAGCCGCGCAGACTAG
- the mtr gene encoding tryptophan permease: MSTDTIQKLSRPSVIGGAMIIAGTAVGAGMFSIPIVTSGVWFNGSIALLVYTWACMLISGLMILEATLHYPAGASFHTVVKDLLGKGWNAINGISIAFVLYILTYAYISAGGSIIAHTLGSIGQTSAGLLFAAVVAFIVWLSTRAVDRLSTILIGGMVITFVMSVGDMFSHVQPAILFNQRDSDAHYLPYALAALPYLLTSFGYHGNVPGLVKYYQKDSGAVVRSLVYGTLLALAIYILWQYVIQGNIARDAFKQVIAEGGNIGSLLKQMGNVSSSQTVSQLLNGFSYMALASSFLGVSLGLFDYIADFFKFSDDATGRSKTALVTFAPPTLAALLLPNGFLYAIGFAGLAATIWAVIVPALMARASRRRFANARYQAPGGQGMVLFIILFGLINAVAHLLALFGLLPVFS; the protein is encoded by the coding sequence ATGTCCACGGACACCATCCAGAAGCTTTCTCGCCCATCGGTTATCGGTGGCGCGATGATCATTGCCGGTACCGCCGTCGGTGCCGGCATGTTTTCGATCCCCATTGTCACTTCTGGCGTGTGGTTTAACGGCTCGATCGCGTTGCTGGTGTATACCTGGGCCTGCATGTTGATCTCCGGCCTGATGATCCTGGAAGCCACGCTGCATTATCCGGCGGGCGCCAGTTTCCATACCGTAGTCAAAGACTTGCTTGGCAAAGGCTGGAACGCCATCAACGGCATTTCCATCGCCTTCGTACTGTATATTCTCACCTATGCCTATATTTCTGCCGGCGGCTCGATCATCGCCCATACGCTCGGTAGCATCGGTCAGACCAGCGCCGGCCTGCTGTTTGCCGCAGTGGTGGCGTTTATCGTCTGGTTGTCGACCCGCGCGGTGGATCGCCTGAGCACCATTTTGATCGGCGGTATGGTCATTACCTTCGTGATGTCGGTCGGCGATATGTTCAGCCATGTGCAACCGGCGATACTGTTCAACCAACGCGACAGCGATGCGCATTATCTGCCTTATGCGCTGGCCGCGCTGCCCTATCTGCTGACCTCGTTCGGCTACCACGGCAACGTGCCGGGATTGGTGAAATACTACCAAAAGGACAGCGGCGCGGTGGTACGCAGCCTGGTGTACGGCACGCTGCTGGCGCTGGCGATTTACATCCTGTGGCAGTATGTGATTCAGGGCAACATTGCGCGTGACGCTTTTAAACAGGTGATCGCCGAAGGCGGCAATATCGGCAGCCTGCTCAAACAGATGGGTAACGTCTCCAGCAGCCAGACCGTCAGCCAACTGCTCAACGGCTTCTCTTATATGGCCCTGGCCAGCTCGTTTCTTGGCGTGTCGCTTGGACTGTTCGACTATATCGCCGATTTTTTCAAATTCAGCGATGACGCCACCGGCCGCAGCAAAACCGCACTGGTTACCTTCGCGCCGCCTACCCTGGCCGCGTTGCTGTTGCCGAACGGTTTTCTGTACGCCATCGGTTTTGCCGGTCTGGCGGCCACCATCTGGGCGGTTATCGTGCCGGCATTAATGGCGCGCGCCAGCCGTCGCCGCTTTGCCAATGCCCGTTACCAGGCTCCCGGCGGTCAGGGAATGGTGCTGTTCATCATCCTATTTGGCCTGATCAACGCCGTCGCACACCTGCTGGCGCTGTTCGGTCTGCTGCCGGTGTTTAGCTAA
- a CDS encoding YkgJ family cysteine cluster protein has translation MDCRPDCGACCIAPSISSPIPGMPNGKPANTRCIHLDEQLRCGLFHSPLRPKVCGSLQASREMCHDRREEALIYLARLEADTAP, from the coding sequence ATGGACTGCCGTCCCGACTGCGGCGCATGCTGCATCGCGCCTTCAATATCCAGCCCTATCCCCGGCATGCCGAACGGCAAACCGGCCAATACTCGCTGCATTCATCTTGATGAACAGCTGCGCTGCGGCCTGTTCCATTCACCGTTGCGGCCAAAGGTCTGCGGCAGCCTGCAGGCCAGCCGCGAAATGTGCCATGACCGCCGCGAAGAGGCGCTGATCTATCTGGCCAGGCTGGAAGCGGACACCGCGCCGTAA
- a CDS encoding sugar efflux transporter codes for MQTTPALTRRLPDLTSLAFLVVAFLTGIAGALQTPTLSLFLSTEVKVRPTMIGLFFTGSAVIGILVSQYLARRSDQKGDRKSLIFLCCMLGALGCVLFAWNRNYFVLLLVGVVLSSFGSTANPQMFALAREHAERTGREAVMFSSILRAQVSLAWVIGPPVAFALALGFGFKVMYLAAAAAFIVCGALVWKLLPSMRKSTPTPGTLLEAPRQNRRDTLLLFIACTCMWTANGMYLINMPLYVVHELQLSEKLAGILMGTAAGLEIPIMLLAGMVAKCVGKRALMRGAVIGGLLFYVALLFISGSWQLIALQLLNAVFIGVLAGIGMLYFQDLMPGQAGAATTLFTNTTRVGWIIAGSIAGSVAEIWNYHAVFYSAVAMVIAAALCLWKLQDA; via the coding sequence ATGCAAACTACTCCTGCGCTAACACGGCGCTTGCCCGACCTCACCTCGTTGGCTTTTCTTGTCGTGGCTTTTCTTACCGGGATTGCCGGGGCGCTGCAAACGCCGACGCTGAGCCTGTTTTTGTCGACCGAAGTCAAGGTGCGGCCAACCATGATCGGGCTGTTCTTCACCGGCAGTGCGGTGATAGGCATTTTGGTCAGCCAGTATCTGGCGCGCCGTTCGGATCAAAAGGGCGACCGCAAATCGCTGATTTTCCTCTGCTGTATGCTTGGCGCTCTGGGCTGCGTGCTGTTCGCCTGGAACCGTAACTATTTTGTGCTGTTGCTGGTCGGGGTCGTTTTGAGCAGCTTTGGCTCTACCGCCAATCCGCAAATGTTTGCCCTGGCGCGCGAACATGCCGAGCGCACCGGTCGGGAAGCGGTGATGTTCAGCTCGATTCTGCGTGCGCAGGTTTCGCTGGCGTGGGTGATTGGCCCGCCGGTTGCCTTTGCGCTGGCGTTGGGTTTTGGTTTTAAAGTCATGTATCTGGCCGCCGCCGCTGCGTTTATCGTCTGCGGCGCGTTGGTTTGGAAGCTGCTGCCGTCAATGCGCAAAAGCACGCCGACGCCCGGTACGCTGCTGGAGGCGCCGCGCCAGAACCGTCGCGATACGCTGCTGCTGTTTATTGCCTGTACCTGCATGTGGACCGCCAACGGCATGTACCTGATCAATATGCCGCTGTATGTAGTGCATGAATTGCAGCTATCAGAGAAGCTGGCCGGTATCCTGATGGGCACCGCCGCCGGCCTGGAAATCCCCATCATGCTGCTGGCCGGCATGGTGGCAAAATGCGTTGGCAAACGCGCCCTGATGCGCGGTGCGGTGATCGGCGGGTTGCTGTTCTATGTCGCACTGCTGTTTATTAGCGGCAGTTGGCAACTGATCGCGCTGCAATTGCTCAACGCGGTATTTATCGGCGTGCTGGCGGGGATTGGCATGCTGTATTTTCAGGATCTGATGCCCGGTCAGGCCGGCGCGGCCACCACGCTGTTCACCAATACCACCCGCGTAGGCTGGATCATCGCCGGTTCAATCGCCGGTTCGGTGGCGGAAATCTGGAATTACCACGCCGTGTTTTATTCGGCGGTGGCCATGGTGATTGCTGCAGCGCTGTGCCTGTGGAAATTACAGGACGCCTGA
- a CDS encoding nucleotide triphosphate diphosphatase NUDT15: MSVMTGIGVIIVNTQGDILLGKRCGKHAPYWSIPGGHLDVGESFEQCAQREVLEETGLHIALPRFIGVCNNLQTWRKEGKHTVSICMLAQHAGGEPQRLEPEKCAQWRWCSPDALPEPHFEASKMAVTLWQRGQYYRPAR, encoded by the coding sequence ATGAGCGTCATGACCGGCATAGGCGTGATCATCGTTAACACGCAGGGAGATATTCTGTTGGGCAAACGCTGCGGCAAGCATGCCCCTTACTGGTCGATTCCCGGTGGGCATCTGGACGTCGGGGAGAGTTTTGAACAGTGCGCTCAACGAGAGGTGCTGGAGGAAACCGGCTTGCATATCGCGTTGCCGCGATTTATCGGCGTTTGCAATAACCTGCAAACCTGGCGTAAAGAAGGTAAACACACGGTATCCATCTGCATGCTGGCACAACACGCTGGCGGTGAGCCACAGCGCCTCGAACCGGAAAAATGCGCGCAATGGCGTTGGTGTTCGCCAGACGCCCTGCCCGAACCGCATTTCGAAGCCAGTAAAATGGCCGTTACCCTGTGGCAACGTGGGCAATACTACCGCCCGGCGCGTTAA
- the fruB gene encoding fused PTS fructose transporter subunit IIA/HPr protein, which yields MFQLSQQDIHLGAAAGSKQDAIQQVAAALTEAGCVGAGYVDGMLQRELQTSTYLGNGIAIPHGTTDTRDLVLNTGVQVFQFPQGIEWGEGQTAYVVIGIAARSDEHLALLRQLTHVLSDDSVAEQLAKTTSADELRSLLMGEKQAAEFQFDASLIALDVAADSLMTLQALNAGRLQKIGAVSAEFVSDVITRKPLNLGQGIWLSDSTEGNLGSAATVSRPAQAFDEEGEKVALLLTVAVADRQPLTVLNYLGDLLLAQKAERLLNADAAGVLALLTSEVAEESSVLTAEYIIRNEHGLHARPGTALVNVIKQFSSEITVTNLDGSGKPANGRSLMKVVALGVKKGHRLRFTASGEDAEVALKTIGEAINEGLGEGAA from the coding sequence ATGTTCCAGTTGTCACAGCAAGACATTCACCTGGGCGCTGCCGCAGGCAGCAAGCAGGACGCCATCCAGCAGGTGGCGGCCGCCCTTACCGAGGCTGGCTGCGTCGGCGCCGGCTATGTGGACGGTATGTTGCAGCGCGAGCTGCAGACCTCCACCTATCTTGGCAATGGCATTGCCATTCCCCACGGCACCACCGATACCCGTGATTTGGTGTTGAACACCGGCGTACAGGTGTTTCAGTTTCCGCAAGGCATCGAATGGGGCGAAGGCCAGACCGCCTATGTGGTGATCGGCATTGCCGCGCGTTCAGATGAACACCTGGCGCTGCTGCGCCAGCTGACGCACGTGCTGAGTGATGACAGCGTGGCGGAGCAACTGGCGAAGACCACTTCAGCGGACGAACTGCGCAGCCTGCTGATGGGTGAAAAACAGGCGGCCGAATTCCAGTTTGACGCGTCGCTGATTGCGCTCGATGTGGCCGCCGACAGTCTGATGACGTTACAGGCGCTGAACGCCGGTCGTCTGCAAAAGATTGGTGCGGTTAGCGCCGAGTTCGTCAGCGACGTCATTACCCGCAAGCCGCTGAACCTGGGCCAGGGCATCTGGCTGAGCGACAGTACCGAAGGCAATCTGGGCAGCGCGGCCACCGTTAGCCGTCCGGCACAGGCGTTCGACGAAGAGGGTGAAAAAGTGGCATTGCTGCTGACCGTCGCCGTAGCCGATCGACAGCCGCTGACGGTGCTGAACTATCTGGGCGATCTGCTGCTGGCGCAAAAAGCTGAACGTCTGCTGAACGCTGACGCTGCCGGGGTGCTGGCATTGCTGACCAGTGAGGTAGCGGAGGAAAGCAGCGTACTGACCGCTGAATACATCATTCGCAACGAACACGGCCTGCATGCGCGGCCGGGAACGGCGCTGGTCAACGTGATCAAACAGTTCAGTAGCGAGATCACCGTGACCAATCTGGACGGCAGCGGCAAGCCGGCCAACGGGCGCAGCCTGATGAAAGTGGTCGCGCTGGGGGTGAAGAAAGGTCATCGTCTGCGCTTTACCGCCAGCGGTGAAGATGCCGAAGTCGCGCTGAAAACCATCGGCGAGGCAATCAACGAAGGACTGGGCGAGGGCGCAGCATGA
- the nfo gene encoding deoxyribonuclease IV translates to MKFVGAHVSASGGVDQAVIRAHQLEATAFALFTKNQRQWKAAPLPADVIDKFKSACAQYGFGPGQILPHDSYLINLGHPVAEALEKSREAFIDEMQRCEQLGLTLLNFHPGSHLKQIDEDRCLALIAESINIALDKTQGVTAVIENTAGQGSNLGFRFEHLAAIIDGVEDKSRVGVCIDTCHAFAAGYDLRTEENCEQTFKALGDIVGFNYLRGMHLNDAKSQFDSRVDRHHSLGEGNIGKTVFSYIMRDARFDNIPLILETVNPDIWAEEIAWLKAQQ, encoded by the coding sequence ATGAAGTTTGTCGGTGCACATGTCAGCGCGTCAGGCGGCGTGGATCAAGCAGTTATCCGCGCACACCAACTGGAGGCGACCGCATTCGCCCTGTTCACCAAAAATCAGCGTCAATGGAAAGCGGCACCGCTGCCTGCCGACGTGATAGATAAATTCAAGAGCGCCTGCGCGCAATACGGGTTCGGCCCGGGGCAGATCTTGCCGCACGACAGTTACCTGATTAACCTCGGCCACCCTGTCGCAGAGGCGCTGGAAAAATCTCGCGAAGCGTTTATCGATGAAATGCAGCGCTGCGAACAGCTGGGGCTGACGTTGCTGAACTTCCATCCTGGCAGCCATCTGAAGCAGATCGACGAAGATCGCTGTCTGGCGCTGATCGCTGAATCGATCAACATCGCGCTGGATAAAACCCAAGGCGTAACCGCAGTGATTGAAAACACCGCCGGCCAGGGCAGCAATCTGGGCTTCAGATTTGAACATCTGGCGGCGATCATCGACGGGGTGGAAGACAAGAGCCGGGTCGGCGTGTGCATTGATACCTGCCATGCCTTCGCCGCAGGTTACGATCTGCGTACCGAAGAAAACTGCGAGCAAACGTTCAAGGCTCTGGGCGATATCGTCGGCTTTAACTATCTGCGCGGCATGCACCTGAACGATGCCAAGAGCCAGTTCGACAGTCGGGTCGACCGCCATCACAGCCTGGGGGAAGGTAATATCGGTAAAACGGTGTTCAGCTACATCATGCGCGATGCGCGTTTTGACAATATTCCGCTGATCCTCGAAACCGTCAACCCGGATATCTGGGCGGAAGAAATCGCCTGGCTGAAGGCGCAGCAATAA
- a CDS encoding YeiH family putative sulfate export transporter, whose translation MATNTTPLFPERRFPLFGLPRLVPGLALTAALTAIAIWAGEVPWIAGLGLGALTLAILLGIVIGNTLYPWLQPSCHSGVQLAKQRLLRLGIILYGFRLTFQQIADVGTTGIIIDALTLTSTFWLACWLGKKVFGIDSQTAMLIGAGSSICGAAAVMATEPVLKADSSKVAVAVSTVVVFGTLAIFAYPWLFHLNQQFQWLPFSQETFGIYTGSTIHEVAQVVAAGHAIGPAAENAAVIAKMIRVMMLAPFLLLLSGYISRGGQADKSEKSAITIPWFAVLFIAVAGLNSFNLIPAPVVQHLITADTWMLAMAMAALGLTTHISAVRQAGVKPILLATLLFVWLIVGGAAINQLVQHLL comes from the coding sequence ATGGCGACCAATACCACCCCACTGTTCCCCGAACGGCGTTTCCCGCTGTTCGGCCTGCCGCGCCTGGTGCCCGGGCTGGCGCTGACCGCCGCGCTGACCGCCATCGCCATTTGGGCTGGCGAAGTGCCGTGGATTGCCGGCTTGGGACTCGGCGCTCTGACGCTGGCGATCCTGTTGGGCATTGTCATCGGTAATACGCTTTACCCATGGCTGCAACCCAGCTGTCACAGCGGTGTACAGTTGGCCAAACAGCGGCTGTTGCGCCTGGGGATCATCCTTTACGGCTTTCGCCTGACCTTTCAGCAAATTGCCGACGTCGGCACCACCGGCATCATTATTGATGCCTTGACCCTCACCAGCACTTTTTGGCTCGCCTGCTGGCTGGGGAAAAAAGTGTTTGGCATCGATAGCCAGACCGCGATGCTAATCGGCGCTGGCAGCAGTATCTGCGGTGCTGCGGCGGTGATGGCGACCGAGCCGGTGTTGAAAGCCGATTCGAGTAAGGTGGCAGTGGCAGTCTCCACCGTGGTGGTGTTCGGTACCCTGGCGATTTTCGCCTATCCGTGGCTGTTCCATCTCAACCAGCAATTCCAGTGGCTGCCGTTCAGCCAGGAAACCTTTGGCATCTATACCGGCTCCACCATTCATGAGGTGGCACAGGTAGTGGCCGCCGGTCATGCCATCGGTCCTGCAGCGGAAAATGCGGCAGTAATTGCAAAAATGATTCGCGTGATGATGCTGGCACCGTTCCTGCTGCTGCTTTCCGGCTATATCAGTCGTGGCGGCCAGGCGGATAAAAGTGAAAAATCCGCCATCACCATTCCGTGGTTTGCCGTGCTGTTCATCGCCGTTGCCGGGTTAAACTCATTCAATCTGATCCCGGCGCCGGTAGTGCAACACCTGATTACCGCCGATACCTGGATGCTGGCGATGGCGATGGCCGCACTGGGTCTGACTACCCACATCAGCGCGGTGCGACAGGCTGGGGTCAAGCCGATTCTGCTGGCCACGCTGCTGTTTGTCTGGCTGATTGTCGGCGGCGCTGCCATCAACCAACTGGTACAACATCTGCTGTAA